The following proteins come from a genomic window of Mariniflexile sp. TRM1-10:
- a CDS encoding BlaI/MecI/CopY family transcriptional regulator produces the protein MEKLTNKEEEIMHILWKLEKAFVKDVLAEIKDDKPHYNTLSTIIRNLEDKGYVSYNAYGKTHQYYPIVSKEDYKKRFMIVAIDNYFNNSYKNMVSFFAKEEKISVEDLKEIIALIEKDK, from the coding sequence ATGGAAAAGTTAACAAATAAAGAAGAGGAAATTATGCATATTTTATGGAAGCTTGAAAAGGCTTTTGTAAAAGATGTTTTAGCTGAAATTAAAGATGACAAACCACATTATAACACCCTTTCAACCATTATTAGAAACTTAGAAGACAAAGGCTATGTTAGTTATAATGCCTACGGAAAGACCCACCAATACTACCCTATTGTAAGTAAGGAGGACTATAAAAAACGCTTTATGATAGTGGCTATTGATAACTATTTTAATAATTCGTATAAAAATATGGTATCCTTTTTTGCTAAAGAAGAAAAGATTAGCGTTGAAGACTTAAAAGAGATTATTGCTTTAATCGAAAAGGATAAATAA
- a CDS encoding DNA polymerase beta superfamily protein yields MRNEILNKLKQIEEDRNIEILFAVESGSRA; encoded by the coding sequence ATGAGAAATGAAATACTTAATAAGTTAAAACAAATAGAAGAAGATAGAAATATAGAAATCTTATTTGCTGTAGAATCGGGAAGCAGGGCTTAG
- a CDS encoding glutamine synthetase beta-grasp domain-containing protein, which translates to MAKIKLEYIWLDGYYPTQNMRSKTKVEEHENFKGTLEEIGNWSFDGSSTRQAEGGSSDCLLVPVAIYPDPERVNGYLVMTEVMNADGTPHESNGRSTIDDDNDDFWFGFEQEYFIMDTATQLPLGFPVGGYPAPQGMYYCSVGGKNTHGRDLVEEHADLCIQAGLNFEGINQEVACGQWEFQLFAKGAKLAGDELWIARYLLDRLTEKYGFYIEYHPKPLGKDMDWNGSGMHANFSNSTLRTCGSREVYEKICEAFRPVVKEHIEVYGEFNDQRLTGKHETASITDFSYGISDRGASIRIPLITVNKGWKGWLEDRRPASNGDPYKIAARIIKTVKSAKV; encoded by the coding sequence ATGGCAAAAATTAAATTAGAATACATTTGGTTAGACGGTTATTACCCAACTCAAAACATGAGAAGTAAAACCAAAGTAGAAGAGCATGAAAACTTTAAAGGAACTCTTGAAGAAATAGGAAACTGGTCTTTTGATGGATCTTCTACAAGACAAGCAGAAGGTGGATCTTCAGACTGTTTATTAGTGCCTGTAGCAATTTATCCAGATCCAGAGCGTGTTAATGGATATTTAGTAATGACTGAAGTTATGAATGCCGATGGAACACCTCATGAATCTAATGGTAGATCTACTATTGATGATGACAATGATGATTTCTGGTTTGGTTTTGAGCAAGAATATTTTATAATGGATACTGCAACACAGTTACCACTTGGTTTCCCTGTTGGTGGTTATCCTGCACCACAAGGTATGTATTACTGCTCTGTTGGTGGAAAAAACACACATGGTAGAGATTTAGTTGAAGAGCATGCAGATTTATGTATTCAAGCTGGTTTAAATTTTGAAGGAATTAACCAAGAAGTTGCTTGTGGACAATGGGAATTCCAATTGTTTGCTAAAGGTGCAAAATTAGCTGGTGATGAATTATGGATTGCTAGATATTTACTAGACAGATTAACTGAAAAATATGGTTTCTATATTGAATACCACCCAAAACCACTTGGAAAAGATATGGATTGGAATGGTTCTGGTATGCACGCAAACTTTTCTAACTCTACTTTAAGAACTTGTGGTTCTAGAGAAGTTTACGAAAAAATATGTGAAGCGTTCCGCCCAGTTGTAAAAGAACACATTGAAGTATATGGTGAGTTTAACGACCAACGTTTAACTGGTAAACACGAAACAGCTTCTATTACTGATTTCTCTTATGGAATTTCTGATAGAGGTGCATCTATCCGTATCCCTTTAATTACTGTAAATAAAGGTTGGAAAGGTTGGTTAGAAGACAGACGTCCAGCTTCTAATGGTGATCCATACAAAATTGCAGCTAGAATTATTAAAACTGTTAAATCTGCTAAGGTTTAA
- a CDS encoding calcium/sodium antiporter has product MSIIWVVLGFALLVVGGEYLVRSSVALSFKFNISKMVIGMTVVSFATSAPELLVSLQAALSGSPAIAITNVVGSNIANIGLVLGVTAMVGTIVVDKAFYRLNWPIMMVFSIVLYYFLKNDNILSAFEGMVLFMGLVLFLIILIRSTKKDTVVEEVDETLAVVSNFKIGTWLTIGAVSLYFGSEWLVEGAKAIALSIGVSEAVIGVSLIAIGTSVPELAASIIAAAKQEKAISLGNLIGSNIFNIASVLGLTAIIKPIPVTESSILTSDIFWMLGFAFVLLPLVLLPKKFEINRAKGFFLVFVYGIFMFLLFTAGK; this is encoded by the coding sequence ATGAGTATAATTTGGGTTGTTTTAGGATTTGCATTATTAGTAGTAGGCGGGGAATATCTTGTTAGGTCGTCGGTAGCTTTATCATTTAAGTTTAATATATCTAAAATGGTAATTGGTATGACAGTGGTATCGTTTGCAACTTCAGCCCCCGAATTATTAGTAAGTCTACAAGCAGCCTTATCGGGTTCGCCAGCTATTGCCATTACCAATGTAGTGGGGTCTAATATTGCTAATATAGGTTTGGTCTTAGGTGTTACCGCTATGGTAGGAACTATTGTTGTGGATAAAGCTTTTTACCGTCTTAATTGGCCTATAATGATGGTGTTCTCCATTGTGCTATACTATTTCCTTAAAAATGACAATATACTTTCAGCTTTTGAGGGTATGGTGCTTTTTATGGGCTTGGTTCTATTTTTAATAATTTTAATAAGAAGTACCAAAAAAGATACTGTTGTAGAAGAGGTTGATGAAACATTAGCTGTGGTTTCCAATTTTAAAATAGGTACATGGTTGACCATTGGTGCCGTATCATTATATTTTGGTAGTGAGTGGTTGGTAGAAGGTGCTAAAGCAATAGCTTTATCTATTGGGGTTAGTGAAGCAGTTATAGGGGTGTCTTTAATAGCTATAGGTACAAGTGTTCCAGAGTTAGCGGCATCTATAATTGCAGCTGCTAAACAAGAAAAGGCTATTTCTTTGGGGAATTTAATTGGGTCCAATATTTTTAATATCGCTTCAGTTTTAGGCTTAACGGCTATTATTAAGCCGATACCTGTTACGGAATCATCAATCCTTACAAGTGATATTTTCTGGATGCTAGGTTTCGCTTTTGTATTATTACCGTTAGTGCTTTTGCCTAAGAAATTTGAAATTAACCGAGCTAAAGGATTCTTTTTAGTCTTTGTTTATGGTATTTTTATGTTTTTACTGTTTACTGCTGGAAAGTAA
- a CDS encoding SsrA-binding protein: MKKQVFKFLAKVNKLILPSYSKKQLDLAKATKLQMAIIGWRWFVTKNALD, encoded by the coding sequence ATGAAAAAGCAAGTATTCAAATTTTTAGCAAAGGTTAATAAACTGATACTCCCCAGTTACTCTAAAAAACAATTAGATTTAGCTAAAGCAACCAAACTACAAATGGCAATTATTGGGTGGAGATGGTTTGTAACAAAAAATGCATTAGATTGA
- a CDS encoding helix-turn-helix transcriptional regulator encodes MALNKNALIRYKTIDKCLQNHYRQWTLDDLIEACSDALYEYEGRDVNVSKRTIQLDIQMMRSDKLGYNAPIVVYDKKYYKYDDEGYSITDIPLNENDMNVLSETVEMLKQFKDFSLFSELGGIIQRLEDKVYTEKTHQSAIIHLDKNEKLKGLEHLDVLYQAILKKMVLRITYQSFKAREASEIVFHPFILKEFNNRWFLVGKTSAKKPISTFALDRIVEIAYDTSIPYIDDNFNGDAFYKDVIGVTVSNTRAERIQFWVDRHNAPYVITKPFHSSQRIIKKTDDGIIFNIFVQINFELERMILGFGDSIEVLKPKSLRERMQQKLKKAANFYED; translated from the coding sequence ATGGCACTCAATAAAAATGCATTAATACGCTATAAAACGATAGATAAATGTTTACAGAACCACTATAGGCAATGGACATTAGATGATTTAATTGAAGCATGCTCGGACGCCCTATATGAGTATGAAGGAAGGGATGTAAATGTTAGCAAACGTACTATACAATTAGACATTCAAATGATGCGTAGCGACAAATTAGGTTATAATGCGCCCATAGTTGTTTATGATAAGAAATATTATAAATATGACGATGAAGGCTACTCTATTACTGACATCCCTCTAAATGAAAATGATATGAACGTCCTTTCCGAAACTGTTGAGATGCTAAAACAATTTAAAGATTTCTCACTTTTTTCTGAATTAGGAGGTATTATTCAGCGATTAGAGGATAAGGTTTATACCGAGAAAACACATCAGTCTGCCATCATTCATTTGGATAAGAATGAAAAACTAAAAGGATTAGAACATTTGGATGTTTTATATCAAGCCATTCTTAAAAAAATGGTTTTGCGAATTACCTACCAATCCTTTAAAGCCCGTGAAGCTTCGGAAATTGTTTTTCACCCTTTTATCTTAAAAGAGTTTAATAATCGGTGGTTTCTAGTTGGTAAAACGTCTGCCAAAAAGCCAATTTCAACTTTTGCTTTAGATAGAATTGTTGAAATTGCCTATGATACGTCCATTCCTTATATAGATGATAACTTTAATGGAGACGCATTTTATAAAGATGTTATTGGGGTAACGGTTTCAAATACCCGTGCTGAACGCATTCAATTTTGGGTGGATAGACACAATGCCCCTTATGTTATAACCAAACCTTTTCATAGTTCACAGAGAATTATAAAAAAGACAGATGATGGCATTATCTTTAATATTTTTGTACAAATCAATTTTGAACTTGAACGTATGATTTTGGGATTTGGTGATTCCATAGAAGTTTTAAAACCTAAAAGCCTTAGGGAACGCATGCAACAAAAATTAAAAAAAGCAGCCAATTTCTATGAAGATTAA
- a CDS encoding HD domain-containing protein yields the protein MDLKERFYRVLGHWFDDDTQIKEHWEELLENYKQPFRKYHNLDHLWELFKYFDTYKDQLQYPNEVAYAIFYHDIVYSIWSKKNELHSAELATKYLLKTALDDKSIERIFHLIMVTKDHIPSKNKDEKWMVDFDIAILGQPWETYFQYTQHIREEYASVPSFMYKKGRRKVLNHFLHKPNIYHTDTFYDLFEIQARNNLKKELETL from the coding sequence ATGGATTTAAAAGAGAGGTTCTATCGAGTACTTGGTCATTGGTTTGATGATGACACCCAAATAAAAGAGCACTGGGAGGAACTTTTAGAAAATTATAAGCAGCCTTTTAGAAAGTATCACAACCTCGATCATCTATGGGAGCTATTCAAGTACTTCGATACTTATAAAGATCAATTGCAATATCCTAACGAAGTGGCCTATGCCATTTTCTACCATGATATTGTCTATAGTATTTGGAGTAAAAAAAATGAATTACACAGTGCTGAGTTAGCCACAAAGTATTTATTAAAGACGGCGTTAGATGATAAATCTATTGAGCGCATATTTCATCTTATTATGGTAACGAAAGACCACATACCTAGTAAAAATAAAGATGAAAAATGGATGGTTGATTTTGATATTGCCATTCTTGGTCAGCCTTGGGAAACATATTTTCAATACACACAGCACATCAGGGAGGAATATGCGTCTGTTCCAAGTTTCATGTATAAAAAGGGAAGAAGAAAAGTGTTGAACCATTTTTTACACAAACCTAATATTTACCACACTGACACCTTTTACGATCTATTTGAGATACAAGCTAGGAATAATCTAAAAAAAGAACTTGAAACACTGTAA
- a CDS encoding efflux RND transporter periplasmic adaptor subunit, translated as MENKAYKYIAFLFISLLIIACGNKENRTDNDGHSHNEEVEHVDDEVILTNQQFEALKMKIDTLVLRNMSGYVEANGTLEVPPQNEAAITTVVGANVVSITVIEGDKVTKGQIVAYLSHPNIIQMQTDYLNAYSHSNFLKKNYERQQKLYDAGVGSGANFQKAEAEYDASKAMVNGLAAQLKILNINTASVQNGIIAQRIALRTPIEGFVQKVGVKTGQYVEPQTELFEIVNTHHIHADVMVFEKDVYKVKEGQKVTFTVQSVPDTELTAEIYSVSKTFEENPKAVHVHAEIENKTGHLIPGMYIQGRIQIDNIQTIALPESAIVKDGDRSYVFSAEKENDDWSFSPVEVILGAKDGHWVAIQFLEDPKPHTTFAYNNAYYLLAEMKKGEAEHSH; from the coding sequence ATGGAAAACAAAGCATATAAATATATAGCCTTCCTTTTTATATCACTATTAATAATAGCTTGTGGCAATAAGGAAAACCGTACTGATAACGATGGGCATTCCCATAATGAAGAAGTTGAACATGTAGACGACGAAGTAATTCTTACAAACCAACAATTTGAAGCACTTAAAATGAAAATAGACACACTTGTATTACGCAATATGAGTGGTTATGTTGAGGCTAACGGCACGTTGGAAGTTCCACCACAAAATGAAGCTGCCATCACTACTGTTGTTGGTGCAAATGTGGTGTCTATTACAGTTATTGAAGGCGACAAGGTTACTAAAGGCCAGATAGTGGCTTATTTGTCTCATCCTAATATTATACAAATGCAAACCGATTATTTAAATGCTTACAGCCATAGTAATTTTTTAAAGAAAAACTATGAACGTCAACAAAAATTATATGATGCAGGTGTGGGTTCCGGTGCTAATTTTCAAAAGGCAGAAGCAGAATATGACGCCTCAAAAGCCATGGTAAATGGACTGGCGGCACAACTTAAAATACTAAATATCAATACAGCGTCTGTCCAAAATGGTATTATAGCACAACGCATTGCATTACGCACCCCAATAGAGGGCTTTGTGCAAAAAGTAGGAGTAAAAACTGGGCAATATGTCGAACCACAAACCGAGTTGTTTGAGATTGTAAATACACACCACATACACGCCGATGTTATGGTGTTTGAAAAGGATGTATATAAAGTAAAGGAAGGTCAAAAAGTAACGTTTACGGTACAGTCTGTACCAGACACCGAACTTACGGCAGAAATCTATTCAGTTAGTAAAACCTTTGAAGAAAATCCGAAAGCGGTTCACGTACACGCTGAAATTGAAAACAAAACAGGCCATTTAATTCCTGGGATGTATATTCAGGGCCGCATTCAAATAGATAATATCCAAACCATAGCATTACCGGAAAGTGCCATTGTAAAAGATGGCGATCGATCTTATGTGTTTTCAGCAGAAAAAGAGAATGACGATTGGTCGTTCTCTCCTGTTGAGGTTATTCTGGGTGCTAAAGATGGTCATTGGGTTGCGATTCAATTTTTAGAAGACCCAAAACCTCATACAACATTTGCCTACAATAATGCTTATTACCTTCTTGCGGAAATGAAAAAAGGTGAAGCGGAACATTCACATTAA
- a CDS encoding endonuclease, with protein sequence MKVSLLLFIVFLIPRLGFSQIVINELDCDTPGIDDVEFVELLSETPNFSLDGFVLVFFNGSTNGQHTSYFALDLDGYETDVNGLLLIGSINLSPFPQYVIAPNSIQNGVDAVAIYKADDLDFEEPVKAYVDDTLIDVLIYRTTQSDGNEFVSIFSAFNPSIQIISEGATNNTNSIQRNNDGTYTVKSPTPRQLNDGSGVVLNGILMTIVQTSYNEGETLDIVLTSEQTLTSDISFTITLNNGTFNTSDFTGNTSITILNGTSTSSTSITLIDDDFDEGDEEMLIKLLGLVSPNYSLNNNLRIRVVDNDFQVAPFGTPINPTYGMVTSTQPAGYYNSLDGQFGSALHQALQDIIAEEGVVKAQTYADIIDILKEADQNPSHSNQVWLVYKEMGRAKLDYQTTSNSIGKWNKEHIFPRSRGGFNSIDLDEIADGKSVFWNTTADSLRHGNSDAHALRAADGPENSSRGNQFYGEYNGPSGTLGKFKGDVARSVFYMAVRYNGLEIVNGYPEGIKGQFGDLTTLLDWHRNDPPDDFEMNRNNVVYTWQYNRNPFIDQPDLVEYLWGNRVGQVWSQSLATDAKGFSSIKIFPNPTMGTVFINGIKNDTVIDVFSLDGRKLKTHVINQNTSLELHVSRGIYLLKVSSNGKIHTQKVVVN encoded by the coding sequence ATGAAGGTAAGTCTCCTCTTATTTATTGTTTTTTTGATACCACGATTAGGTTTTAGCCAAATAGTAATAAATGAATTAGATTGCGACACACCCGGCATTGATGATGTAGAGTTTGTGGAATTATTATCCGAAACCCCAAATTTTTCATTGGATGGATTTGTGTTGGTTTTTTTTAATGGTTCAACTAACGGGCAACATACAAGTTATTTCGCTTTAGACTTGGATGGTTATGAAACCGATGTTAATGGGTTGCTATTAATTGGGAGTATAAACCTGTCACCGTTTCCCCAATATGTTATAGCACCAAATAGTATTCAAAATGGCGTAGATGCCGTAGCTATTTATAAGGCTGATGATTTAGATTTTGAAGAACCAGTAAAGGCCTATGTAGATGATACACTTATCGACGTTTTAATTTACAGAACAACACAATCAGATGGAAACGAATTTGTTTCTATTTTTTCAGCATTCAACCCAAGTATTCAAATAATTAGTGAAGGTGCAACCAATAACACCAACTCAATCCAAAGGAATAACGATGGCACTTATACCGTAAAATCGCCAACACCAAGGCAATTAAATGATGGCAGTGGTGTGGTTTTAAATGGCATTTTAATGACGATAGTACAAACGAGTTATAATGAAGGTGAGACGTTAGATATTGTATTGACGTCAGAACAAACCCTAACCTCAGATATTAGTTTTACCATTACCTTAAATAACGGAACTTTTAATACCTCTGATTTTACAGGGAATACCTCTATAACCATTCTAAATGGGACCAGTACATCTTCAACAAGTATAACGTTAATTGATGATGATTTTGACGAAGGAGACGAAGAAATGCTTATTAAATTGTTGGGCCTGGTATCACCAAATTACTCATTAAATAATAATTTACGAATTCGGGTTGTTGATAATGATTTTCAAGTGGCTCCTTTTGGAACGCCTATAAATCCGACTTATGGTATGGTAACAAGTACACAGCCGGCAGGCTATTATAATAGTTTAGATGGACAATTTGGTAGTGCTTTGCATCAAGCCCTGCAAGATATTATAGCCGAAGAAGGCGTGGTAAAAGCACAAACTTATGCAGATATAATTGATATTTTAAAAGAAGCCGATCAAAACCCATCACATAGCAATCAGGTTTGGTTGGTATATAAAGAAATGGGTCGTGCTAAGCTGGATTACCAAACGACCTCCAACAGTATTGGTAAATGGAACAAAGAACATATATTTCCACGTTCGCGAGGTGGATTTAATAGTATCGATTTAGACGAAATTGCCGATGGTAAAAGTGTATTTTGGAATACAACAGCCGATTCTTTACGTCACGGAAACTCCGATGCGCATGCGTTGCGAGCAGCCGATGGACCAGAGAATAGCAGTAGGGGTAACCAGTTTTATGGCGAGTATAATGGCCCTTCGGGCACTTTGGGTAAATTTAAAGGCGATGTGGCTCGAAGTGTTTTTTATATGGCAGTGCGATATAATGGATTGGAAATTGTCAATGGCTATCCCGAAGGTATCAAAGGGCAGTTTGGAGATTTAACAACGCTTTTGGATTGGCATAGAAACGACCCGCCAGACGATTTTGAAATGAATAGAAATAACGTCGTTTATACTTGGCAGTACAATCGAAATCCGTTTATTGACCAGCCAGATTTGGTTGAATATTTGTGGGGAAATAGGGTTGGGCAAGTGTGGAGCCAATCATTAGCTACTGATGCAAAAGGTTTTTCATCCATTAAAATATTTCCAAACCCTACTATGGGTACCGTTTTTATAAATGGTATAAAAAACGATACCGTTATAGACGTGTTTTCGTTAGACGGAAGAAAGCTTAAAACGCATGTAATCAATCAAAATACTTCATTAGAGCTACATGTGTCGCGTGGTATTTATTTGCTTAAAGTATCTTCTAACGGCAAAATACACACACAGAAAGTAGTCGTTAATTAA
- a CDS encoding M56 family metallopeptidase, with protein sequence MEYLIKASAIIALFYIIYKILLQRETFFELNRWFLLIGLVAAFLLPFIVIPIYVEAPPLDFSGYIFKTSITTENVEKPFNLLEYLPLIYGLGVVCFSIRFIVQFTSLALVFIKNKGEKIDGYRFIKTTNNVSPFSFFNWIVYNPIPFSKTELEQIITHEKVHAKQSHSFDILITHISCVLLWFNPFIWLYNKDLKQNLEFIADAVTATKTDCKKSYQYTLLKTSMPSHQMALSNPFYNSLIKKRIVMLHKSKSKKINQLKYALVIPALALFLMSFNTEEVYIQEVNNRALNPDNSKDIKIIFNKDLTDNDLEKTKSELKKDSIDFAYTNLKRNEKEEIVSITTKFQNERGSSATWNAYNTKNEPIKPFYFFKTEKTIGVSILDKETSEIEDSKETNKTSPWKVSVRNNISSDSISVVEYTNDSIHFNKKKEAVKTYREEAKDEVIIITNNTHTNYNTNQEQQPLFIVDGKEISKEDMNVLDPNHIKKIDVLKGENATRLFGDKGKEGVILITTKKDKREDHLIVKKPFDSISKRKNSSKHTTKHTIKLSGEALYIIDGKEEKEEVFEKIHPDKIASVNVLKGDHAIKKYGEKGKHGVIEITTKKK encoded by the coding sequence ATGGAATATTTAATAAAAGCCAGTGCTATTATAGCCCTATTTTATATAATTTATAAAATATTATTACAACGCGAAACCTTTTTTGAGTTAAATAGATGGTTTTTGTTAATAGGATTAGTTGCTGCCTTTTTATTGCCTTTTATAGTCATACCCATCTATGTAGAGGCACCCCCTTTAGACTTTTCCGGTTATATTTTCAAAACATCTATTACAACCGAAAACGTAGAAAAACCTTTTAATTTATTAGAGTATTTACCATTAATTTACGGCCTGGGGGTTGTGTGTTTTTCTATTCGGTTTATTGTTCAGTTTACATCTTTGGCTCTTGTGTTTATTAAAAACAAAGGTGAAAAAATTGATGGTTATCGATTTATAAAAACGACTAATAATGTATCGCCATTTTCGTTTTTTAATTGGATAGTCTATAACCCAATACCATTTAGCAAAACGGAGCTTGAACAAATAATTACCCACGAAAAAGTACACGCAAAACAAAGTCATTCATTCGATATATTGATAACGCACATAAGTTGTGTTCTACTTTGGTTTAATCCATTTATCTGGCTATACAATAAAGATTTAAAACAAAATTTAGAATTTATAGCCGATGCGGTTACTGCAACCAAAACCGACTGCAAAAAAAGCTATCAATACACCTTACTTAAAACAAGTATGCCATCTCATCAAATGGCTTTAAGTAATCCTTTTTATAATTCATTAATCAAAAAACGAATCGTTATGTTACACAAATCAAAATCAAAAAAGATCAATCAACTGAAGTATGCTTTAGTTATTCCTGCCTTAGCCTTATTTTTAATGAGCTTTAATACCGAAGAAGTTTATATCCAAGAAGTAAATAACAGAGCTTTAAACCCCGATAATTCCAAGGATATAAAAATTATTTTTAATAAAGATTTAACCGACAATGATTTAGAAAAAACAAAAAGTGAGCTTAAAAAAGACAGTATAGATTTTGCTTATACGAACTTAAAAAGAAATGAAAAGGAAGAAATTGTTAGTATCACTACCAAATTTCAAAATGAAAGAGGTAGTAGTGCTACCTGGAATGCCTACAATACTAAGAATGAACCTATAAAACCTTTTTACTTTTTTAAAACAGAAAAAACCATTGGAGTAAGTATACTTGATAAAGAAACAAGTGAGATTGAAGATTCCAAAGAAACCAATAAAACATCTCCATGGAAGGTATCTGTTCGAAACAATATTTCTTCAGACAGCATATCTGTTGTTGAATACACAAATGACTCAATTCATTTTAACAAAAAGAAAGAAGCAGTTAAAACTTATAGAGAAGAAGCAAAAGATGAAGTTATTATTATAACAAATAACACTCATACCAATTACAATACCAACCAAGAACAACAACCGCTATTTATTGTTGACGGCAAAGAAATATCTAAAGAAGATATGAATGTATTAGACCCTAACCACATTAAGAAAATAGATGTATTGAAAGGTGAAAATGCTACCAGATTGTTTGGTGATAAAGGAAAAGAGGGTGTTATTTTAATTACAACAAAGAAAGATAAACGGGAAGATCACCTTATAGTTAAAAAACCTTTTGATTCAATTTCCAAAAGAAAAAATTCATCAAAACACACTACGAAACACACTATTAAACTAAGTGGTGAAGCTTTATATATAATAGATGGAAAAGAAGAAAAAGAAGAAGTATTTGAAAAAATACATCCAGACAAAATAGCCTCAGTTAATGTTTTAAAAGGTGATCATGCCATAAAAAAATACGGCGAAAAAGGCAAACATGGTGTGATTGAAATAACAACCAAAAAGAAGTAA
- a CDS encoding RtcB family protein, protein MKNKTEITGHTLIEMGFKSGKWFKEALEHINEMGLEGAALDSYLEQFKSPDPIDLHENAMPFSINIKAGNALEETNVNEVIETMNVLMKTPTLVDGAIMPDACPTGSSGTIPVGGVVVAKNAIHPGMHSADICCSVMLTDFGKADPKDVLDAAHSVTHFGPGGRSRENQFRFPMDLLAEIEANYFLNDQKCISAARSHLGTQGDGNHFLFIGKSKNTGNTMMVTHHGSRGFGANLYSKGMKVAERYRKELSPDTLKQNAWIPFETEEGAQYWEALQIVRKWTKINHECLHDATLEKLGIEKENRFWNEHNFVFKDGDLFYHAKGATPLDKKFMPDITGPRLIPLNMSEPVLIVEGGTTKRNLGFAPHGAGRNMSRTQHRKSKTGTFQDIFNEETEGLDVRFFSEEIDITELPSAYKNAETVRNQMEEFGLGKVVDEVLPFGCIMAGDWKKNAPWKKRRNNEK, encoded by the coding sequence ATGAAAAATAAAACAGAAATTACAGGACACACATTAATTGAAATGGGTTTTAAGTCAGGAAAATGGTTTAAAGAAGCTTTAGAGCATATTAATGAAATGGGATTGGAAGGAGCGGCTTTAGATAGCTATTTAGAGCAGTTTAAGTCACCAGACCCGATAGATTTACATGAAAATGCGATGCCATTTTCAATTAATATTAAAGCTGGGAACGCGTTGGAAGAAACAAATGTGAATGAGGTTATTGAAACCATGAATGTACTAATGAAAACGCCAACTTTAGTTGATGGTGCTATTATGCCAGATGCCTGTCCTACAGGTTCATCAGGAACGATTCCGGTGGGTGGAGTTGTAGTGGCTAAAAATGCCATTCATCCAGGAATGCATAGTGCCGATATTTGTTGTTCTGTGATGTTGACTGATTTTGGAAAAGCAGACCCTAAAGATGTTTTAGATGCTGCTCATAGCGTCACGCATTTTGGTCCAGGAGGGCGTTCCAGGGAAAATCAATTTAGGTTTCCTATGGATTTGTTAGCAGAAATAGAGGCGAACTATTTTTTAAATGACCAAAAATGTATTTCAGCAGCAAGGTCACATTTGGGTACTCAAGGAGATGGCAACCATTTTTTATTTATTGGTAAATCTAAAAACACAGGAAATACCATGATGGTTACACATCATGGAAGCAGGGGATTTGGAGCTAATTTGTATTCTAAAGGCATGAAAGTAGCAGAGCGATACCGAAAAGAATTGTCGCCAGATACACTAAAACAAAATGCTTGGATTCCTTTTGAAACAGAAGAAGGAGCCCAGTACTGGGAAGCATTGCAGATTGTTAGAAAATGGACAAAAATAAACCATGAGTGTCTTCACGATGCGACTTTAGAGAAATTAGGAATCGAAAAAGAGAATAGATTTTGGAACGAACATAATTTTGTATTTAAAGATGGTGATTTGTTTTATCATGCAAAAGGGGCAACTCCTTTAGATAAAAAATTTATGCCAGATATTACAGGACCAAGATTGATTCCTTTAAACATGTCTGAACCCGTTTTAATTGTGGAAGGTGGGACTACAAAGCGTAATTTAGGTTTTGCGCCTCATGGTGCAGGAAGAAATATGAGCAGAACGCAACATAGAAAAAGTAAAACAGGAACCTTCCAAGATATTTTTAATGAAGAGACGGAAGGGTTGGACGTTCGATTTTTCTCTGAAGAGATTGATATCACAGAACTGCCAAGTGCATACAAAAATGCCGAAACCGTAAGAAATCAAATGGAAGAATTTGGTTTAGGAAAAGTTGTTGACGAAGTATTACCTTTTGGGTGTATTATGGCTGGCGATTGGAAGAAAAATGCGCCTTGGAAAAAAAGAAGAAATAATGAGAAATGA